The Fusobacterium polymorphum genome segment TAAAGATGCTGGAACAATAATTCTAGTAATTCATAATATTATTTGTCTCGTAATAAACTTTTTTTATTTGAGAGCAGTAAAAAATGCAATATTCAATTTTTTTACTTATGAAGAATATAAAATAAATGAAGGTAAATTATATTATGAAAAGAAATTAAAATTATTTAAAAAAATTTTTTGTTTAAGAAAATTTGAAATTAATTTATCAGATATAGATGATATTTTTATATTACCACCAAAAGAATTTTATCATGATAGATGGACAAAAGATATTTTTGCAAAATATACAGAGTATTTTAAGCCTTGTAAAAGAATAAAAATAAAATTAATAGACAGTAAAGAGTATACTGTTTGTAATTATGTGAAAAAGAGAGAGTATAATAAAGTTTATGCTGAAGCAGCAGAGGCAGTATTTCAAACAATTGCTAATAATATAAAGGATTTTATTCTTGAAGAAAAAGAAAATTATAAATTTCAAAAAGAATTAGTAAATTTAGAAGAAAAATATAATCTACCATTAGAAGAAAGATATAATTTTATTTTAAATAAAATTATAGATGAGGAAATATTATTTGTAGCTAGAAAAGATGGCAACTATATAATCAATGGAATTTATGATGCAATAGAGTATTTAGAAATATTTAAAACTATCTATTTTGAAGAAGTAGATTTCTATGTGTTCTATGTAAATTTGTTATCTAAAAAAGAAAATCAAGATAAAAAAGTTTTAGTAGGCTTCAATGGAATTGATGGAAAAGAAGTAACTATATCAAAGTTAAAAGATGATATAAATAAGATTAGGGATAGCAAGAGTACATTTTTAAATAATTAAAAATAAAATAATCTGTTATTATGTAGTCTTATGTTATAATATAGAGTAAAAAAATTAAAGAGGTGATAAAATGAAACCAATAGTTGCAATAGTTGGAAGACCAAATGTTGGAAAATCTACTCTTTTTAATAACTTGGTAGGAGATAAAATAGCAATAGTTGATGACCTGCCAGGTGTAACAAGAGATAGACTATATAGAGATACTGAATGGAGTGGTTCTGAATTTGTAATAGTTGATACAGGGGGATTAGAGCCAAGAAATAATGACTTTTTAATGGCAAAAATAAAAGAGCAAGCAGAAGTTGCAATGAATGAGGCAGATGTTATTTTATTTGTTGTGGATGGAAAATCAGGACTTAATCCATTAGATGATGAAATAGCATATATATTAAGAAAGAAAAATAAACCTGTTATCCTATGTGTAAATAAAATAGATAATTTTTTTGAACAACAAGATGATGTCTATGATTTTTATGGATTAGGTTTTGAATATCTTGTGCCAATTTCTGGGGAACACAAAGTAAACTTAGGAGATATGTTAGATATAGTTGTGGATATTATTGGAAAGATGGATTTCCCAGAAGAAGATGAAGAAGTTTTAAAATTAGCAGTAATTGGAAAGCCTAATGCTGGTAAATCATCTTTAGTAAATAAATTATCAGGAGAAGAAAGAACAATAGTTAGTGATATTGCAGGAACAACAAGAGATGCTATTGATACTTTAATTGAATACAAAGATAATAAATATATGATAATTGATACTGCAGGAATAAGAAGAAAATCAAAAGTTGAAGAAAGTCTAGAATATTATTCAGTATTAAGAGCATTAAAAGCTATAAAGAGAGCAGATGTTTGTATTTTAATGCTAGATGCTAAAGAGGGACTTACAGAACAAGATAAAAGAATTGCTGGGATTGCTCATGAGGAATTAAAACCTATAATTATTGTTATGAATAAATGGGATTTAATAGAAAATAAAAATAATACTACTATGAAGAAGATGAAAGAAGAATTGTATGCTGAACTACCATTCTTGTCTTATGCACCTATTGAATTTGTTTCAGCTTTAACAGGGCAAAGGACAACAAATCTTCTTGAAATATCAGATAGAATTTATGAAGAATATACAAAGAGAATTTCAACAGGACTATTAAATACTATATTAAAAGATGCAGTTTTAATGAATAACCCACCTACAAGAAAGGGTAGAGTAATTAAAATTAACTATGCAACCCAAGTTTCTGTTGCTCCACCAAGATTTGTTTTATTCTGTAACTATCCAGAGCTTATACATTTTTCTTATGCAAGATATATTGAAAATAAATTTAGAGAAGCTTTTGGATTTGATGGAAGCCCGATAATGATAAGCTTTGAGAATAAAAGTTCAGACTAAAAAAATTTTTTTTAAAAAAATTTAAAAATTTTTAAACTTTTTTATATAGGGTCTCGTCTAAAGGTTATAGATAATAAAATTTTTTTCTCTCCCCCCAGAAAGAAAAAAAGCCCTCCTTGAAAAAGGAGGGTAATTTCCCATAATGATAACGACATAATATAGATAGCCTAATACATAGTTAATCCCATTAAAAAGTCCACCTCAAAAACGGACTTTTTTTTATTTTCATTTTAGCAAAAAAATGATAAAATATATTATTATATAAAATTGGTGATAGAATGAATGAAAACTTAGAAAAGATAGAAAACTATATAAAATTAGCAGAAAAAACAGATTCAGTAATATATAGTAATCAATTTTTTCCAATATCACAACTTAATAATTTAAAATATTTGGGGCTAAAATTTTCTTTTAAAGGTCTAAATGAAGACTGTGAAAAAAAATTATTAGCAGTTTACCCTAAATATTTTACAGAAGATTATCTATATTTCCCAGTAAAATATTTTAAAATAATAAAAAAATCAAAATTTGTAAGTTTAGAGCATAAACACTATTTAGGAAATATTTTATCTTTGGGAATAAAAAGAGAAGTCTTAGGAGATTTAATAGTTAAAAATGATGAATGTTATGGTATTATATTAGAAAATATGTTTGATTTTTTAAAGGAAAATCTTTTAAGGATAAATTCTTCTCCTATTGAAATTATTGAAATAGATGAGAGTGAAGTTCCTCAAAACGAATTTAAAGAATTAAATATAAGGCTATCATCTTTAAGATTAGATAGTCTAGTATCAGAACTTACTAATTTATCAAGAACATTATCAGTCAATTATATTGATTTAGGCAATGTTCAAGTAAATTATGAAATACAAAGGGAAAAAAGTTATAGGATATCAATTGGAGATACTGTAATAATTAAAAAATATGGTAAATTTAGAATTGAAGAAGAAAATGGCTTAACAAAAAAGGATAAGGTTAAATTAATTGTTAGAAAGTACGTATAGGTGAGGAGCAAATGAAAAAGTTTATAGGAATATTATTACTTTTTATTGTTATACTTGTTACAGTCTTGTATTTTGCAAGAGATTTTTTATTGAAAGAATATTTAGAGAGAAAAATGTCAAAGGCAAATAATGCCCCCGTAACAATAGGAAGTGTTGATTTAGATTATTTTGAAAGTTATGTAACATTAAAAGATATAAAAGTTATGAGTAATTTACATGAAGATGAAATTTTTATTTCTATTGATGAATTAAAGAGTTACTATGAAATAGATTTTAGAAAAAAAATTATAACTTTTGATGATACAGAAATTAATGGAATAGCATTTTTTAAAGATGCTAACTATGAAAATAGTGATAGAGAAGCTGTTGTTACTTTTGAAAATAAGGTTACAGAGGCAGAGGAAAAAACTAAAAGAGAGAAAGTTTTAACAGAATTAAAAACTCTTTATCTTAATAAGATTGAAGAAAATCATTTAAATCTTGATGAAATTCTTTCAAGAGACTTAGTTAATAAAGAAAATATAAGTGAGCTTGAAAAAATAAAGCAAAGTATTAAGAATATTAAAGAAAGTAATGAAAAAAATCTTAATATTTCTGATGTAGTTGGGGAAATCTCAAATATTAGTAAAAGCTCAAAAAAATTAGGTAAAGATTTAAAACTTAATAATTTGAATAAAACAGATGAAAATATAAGAGAAGATTTAACATTAGAAGAATCACTAGATAGAGTTGTTAGAAATTTCTTAGATAGAAATAAACTTGTCTTATTTGATTTAGATGGTTATATTAACATGTATCTAAACTTAGTCTATGAACAAAAAATATATAATTTATCTTTAAAATACAGAGATATTTTAGATGAAATTCGTTTAAGAAAAGAAAAAGATTCAAAATTATCGGATGAAGATATATGGGAATTATTCTTTAATAGTATAAGTATTACATCTAATGTTTATGGAATTAGTTTTAATGGTGAGGTTAAAAATTTCTCAACAAGATTATCTAAAAATCAAGGAAATACAGCATTTAAGTTATTTGGTGAAAAAGGTAACACAATAGGTGAATTCAAAGGATTTATAAATTTTAATACAGAGCTTACTGAATCTACTTTAAATATACCAGAAGCTGATTTAAAAGATTTTGGAACTGATTTATTAAAAGGTGGAGAGGGAGTAATATTTCAAAGTCTATCAACAAATGGATACCATTTAGCTATAAATGGAAGTGTACATCTAAAAAATATGAAATTAGATATAGATAAAGTTATAGAGTCTATGAAAATTGAAGATGAAGTTACAAGAGAGATAATTGCACCACTATTAAAAGAGTTAAATACAGGGGAAATCTATTATAGTTATGATACTGATACGAGAATACTTACAATTAAGACTAATATAGTTGAAGTATTTGATGATATATTAAATGGTGAAAATTCTTCTTTAAAAACAAAAATAAGAGAAAAAATAAAAAGTGATTTTCTGAAAAAAATAGCTGGCTAATATAAAGTTGACAAATAGCAACAAAAATGATATCATATATTGCCCTTAGGGGATATGATATATTGTTATCGAACCGTGTCAGATCTGGAAGGAAGCAGCACTAAGATTTATAGTATATGCATGTCTTCCTAAGGGTATCTTTATGTTACAAATAATTAAGGGAAAATAATTTTAAATATTGTATTTTAATTATTAAGATATATGGAGGAGTTTTAATGAAAAATAATAAAATTTGTGAAATGTTAGGAATTAAGTACCCAATATTTCAAGGAGCTATGGCTTGGGTTTCTGGAGGAGAATTAGCAGGAGCAGTTTCAAGAGATGGAGGACTTGGAATAATTGCTGGTGGTGGAATGGAACCTGAACTTTTAAGAGAAAACATAAGAAAAGCAAAAGCTATTACAACTAATCCATTTGGAGTAAACTTAATGCTTTTACGTCCTGATGTAGAACAACAACTAGATGTTTGTATAGAAGAAGGAGTAAAGGTTATAACAACTGGTGCAGGAAATCCAGGAGCTTTTATGGAAAAATTAAAAGCTGCTAATGTAAAAGTTATACCAGTTATTCCAACTGTAAAACTAGCAGAAAGAATGGAAAAAATTGGAGCAGATGCAGTTATAGTTGAAGGAACAGAAAGTGGAGGACATGTTGGAACTTTAACAACTATGGCATTACTTCCACAAGTAGTTAATGCACTAAATATTCCAGTTATTGCAGCAGGAGGAATTGCTAGTGGAAAACAATTCTTAGCAGCTTTAGCTATGGGAGCAGAAGCTATCCAATGTGGAACTATATTCTTAACAGCAAAAGAATGTTTAATTCATCAAAATTATAAAAATCTTATATTAAAAGCTAAAGATAGATCAACTATTGTTACAGGAACTTCAACTGGACACCCTGTAAGAGTTATTGAAAATAAATTAGCAAAAGAAATGATAGATCTTGAAAGAAGTGGAGCACCTAAAGAAGAAATTGAAAAATTAGGAACAGGAAGTTTAAGACTTGCAGTTGTTAATGGAGATGTTGAAAAAGGAAGCTTCATGTCAGGGCAAGTTGCTGCTATGGTTAATGATGAAAGAACAACAAAAGAAATTTTAGAATTTTTAATGTATGATTTAAAACTTGAAACAGAAGTCTTAAAAAGAAGACTAGAAAATTGGGATATTTAAAAAATTTTTTTCTTAATATTTGCAATATTTTATATACTATGTTATACTTTTTTTAGGGTGAGTAATAAAAAATGATAATAAAAATTTGATATTAAACTTTTTTGTAGGTGAAGTTATATGAGCAACCATGTAATAATAAAAGGTAAAAATGATAGATTAGTAATTGCTTTAAATCCAGATATTGATTTTTTAGATATATGTGATATCCTAAAAACTAAAATATTAGAAGCTAAAAATTTTATTGGTAATAGTCGTATGGCTATTGAGTTTAGTGGTCGTGCTTTAACCAATGAAGAAGAAAATAAGTTGATAGGAATTATTACAGAGAATAGTAATATAGTGATATCTTATATATTTTCAAAAAGAACAGATTCTGAAGAAGAAATGGATTTAGAGAATATTAATCCATTAATTGAAGAGGGAAAAACCCACTTTTTTAGAGGAACATTGAGATCAGGTTCTAAAATAGAATCTGATGGTAATGTTGTTGTACTTGGAGATGTTAATCCATCTTCTATAATAAAAGCTAGAGGGAATGTTATAGTTCTTGGACATCTTAATGGTACTGTATATGCTGGTTTAGGTGGAGATGATAGAGCTTTTATAGGAGCTATTTATTTTAATCCTATTCAACTTACTATTGGTATGAAAACCATAACAGACATTCAAGATGAAATTTTAGATTCTTCAAGAGTTAATAAAAAAAGTAGATTTAAAGTGGCTCGTATTAGAAACCAAGAAATAGTTGTTGAGGAGTTGATATAGTATGGGAGCAAGAGTTATTGTGGTTACCTCTGGAAAAGGTGGAGTTGGAAAAACAACAACAACTGCAAACATAGGTGCTGGTCTTGCTGAAAAAGGTCATAAGGTTTTACTTATTGATACAGATATAGGACTTAGAAACCTAGATGTTGTAATGGGATTAGAAAACAGAATAGTCTATGATTTAGTAGATGTTATAGAAGAAAGATGTAGAATTAGTCAGGCATTTATAAAGGATAAAAGATGCCCTAATTTAGTGTTGTTACCAGCAGCACAAATAAGGGATAAAAATGATGTCTCTCCTGAACAAATGAAAGTTTTGATTGACTCTTTAAAAGCAAGTTTTGACTATATTTTGATTGATTGCCCAGCAGGAATAGAACAAGGATTTAAAAATGCAATAGTTGCAGCAGATGAAGCAATAGTTGTTACAACACCAGAAGTTTCAGCTACAAGAGATGCAGACAGAATAATTGGTTTATTAGAAGCAGCAGGAATAAAAGAACCAAGACTTGTTATAAATAGAATAAGAATAGATATGGTAAAAGATAAGAATATGTTAAGTGTGGAAGATATACTTGATATATTAGCAATAAAATTGTTGGGAGTCATTCCTGATGATGAGTCTGTTGTTATTTCTACTAATAAGGGAGAACCACTTGTATATAAGGGAGATTCACTAGCAGCTAAGGCTTTTAAAAATATAGCAAGCAGATTAGAAGGAATAGATGTTCCTCTATTAGATTTAGATACTAAAATGAGCTTTTTAGATAAAATTAAGTTTGTACTTAAGAGGTGATGGCATGTTAGGAATGATAACTAATTTATTTAAAAAAGAAAATTCAAAAGATGATGCAAAAAATAGATTAAAATTAGTTTTAATCCAAGATAGAGCTATGTTACCTTCTGGTGTATTAGAAAATATGAAAGATGATATATTAAAAGTTTTATCTAAATATGTTGAAATTGAAAAATCTAAATTAAATATAGAAGTATGCCCTTATGATGAGGATCCAAGAAAGATTGCCCTAGTTGCAAATATTCCAATAGTTAGTCCAGCTAATAGAAGAAAATAACCTTTATATTTATAATGAAGTATGTTGAGAGAACTTTTTGAAGATTCAAAGAGTTCTTTTTATATTTAAAAGTAAATTGGAAACATTAGAAAAATTATTTTCAATATTGTTTAGTCTAAGAAATTATATAGCCAATTTATTTAAAAAACATTTTGAATATTAGTAAAAAAATATAAAAATTCTAGAAGAAAAGAAAAATAAAAAAGTTGTTATATTTTTATTTAGTAAGAATTGCAACAACTTTCTTATTTAATCTACTTTATATTTTCTTTTAACATAGCATCTTTTAATATTTCAAATGACCATTTTATATGAGTTTCTAATAAATTTTTAACTTTTTCTAGGTTTTTATTTTTAACTTCTTTTAAAATATCTAAATGTTGCATTGTTGCTTCTTTTCCAGTATTTGAAACTTTATAGGCTTTATATTGATATCTATGTATTTTAATTTCTAGAGTTTTTAAAATTTCTTTAACACAGCTATTTTCACTAGCGGAACACAGTATATTATGGAATTTAGAGTCCAAATCATATAAATACTCATCATCGATTTGATTATTCATACTATATGAAGTTATAACATTTTCTAATTCAGATTCTAAGTCAAATAAATTTTTTGAATCTATTTTTAAAATTGCTGATTCCAGTGCAACTTTTTCTAATGCTATTCTAACTTCATATATTTCGGCTAAGTCCTTTAATGAAAGTTCTTGAACAATTAAACCAACACCATCTACACTTTTTAAATAATTTTCAGCCTCTAATCTTTTTATAGCTTCTCTTATCGGAGTTCTACTCATATTAAGAATTTTTGCTAAAGTATTTTCAGATAATAATAAATTGTTATTAATTTCACCAGAAACAATACCAGCTTTTATTGAATCATAAGCAATAGATGCTAAAGTTTTTCTTTTTATTTCAATTTTTTCAAACAAACAAAACACCTCTTTTTTTCTTTTCATTTAATTATAACATAATTTAAAGAAAACTTAAAAGAAACTATTATATTAATAATTAAATAAATCTTACATCTAATTCACTAAATCTATTGGTTTTTTATTATTCAGCATATCTATTAAATTTTTTAAAGTTTTTAATTTTAAATCTTTAAAAGATTCTTCTGATATATATGAAATATGAGGAGTAACAACTATATTTTCACAATGTAAAATAGCTTCATCTCCAACTGGTGGTTCATTTTTTATAACATCAAGTACAGCTCCAGCTATTAGTTTATTCTTTACAGCCTGTATTAAATCATCTTCTTTAATTATTTTGCCTCTTGCTGTATTAATTATATAAGCTGTATTTTTCATTAATTTAAAATCTTTCATAGAAAGTTTATTAATATTTTCATCACAACCTTTTAAGTTCACACTGATATAATCAGCTTGTTTTAGACCTTCTTCCCAAGAAACTTTTATTACATTATATTTTTTTACTTCCTCTTCAGATAAAAATTCATCATAAGCTAACACTTTTATACCAAGAGAAGATACTCTTTTTGCTAGTATTTTACCAATAGTTCCAAAGCCAATTATCAACAAGTTTTGACTACTTATTCTTTTCATATTTTGTTTAACAGCGGGAGCACCCCAAAGTTTATTATTTAGATTATTATAAAAATACTCTATTTTTTTATTAAATAAAAATATTGCTGCAATTATATAGTCTGCTAAATCTTCAGCACAATAACCTTGTACATTGGTAATAGGAATACCTTTATCTCTAGCAGCTTTTATATCTACTCTATCATAGCCACCACCATAGATAGCAATTCCTTTACAATTTTTTAATTTATCAATAGTATCTTTTGGGATATCAGCATAGACTTGTGCTAAAATTCCATCAGCTTTATATCCAAATTTTTCTAAATCTTCTTTATAATTGTAATTTGACATTTTTATTTCACAATCTGGGAAATTTTCTCTTAAAATTTTAATTTCAGTCTTATAATCAGACCATTCCTCATCTATTATCCAAATCAATTTTTTCATTTTATAATCTCCTTTCAATTTAGAAAAATTGTTGTTACTGGTTTAACATAGGCTACTAATAGTAGAACTATAATTAAGCCAACTATCAATTTTATTATTTGTTTAGAAATTTGATCCATACCAACTTTTGAAATAGCTGATGCTACAAATAAATCTATTCCATATGGTGGAGTGCAGAAACCAATAGCTAAATTCATAGTTAGCATTATTCCAAATGTAATAGGAGACATTCCGAAAGAAACTGCTATTGGAAGTAAAATAGGAGTAAGTATTATAGTTGCTGGTATATTATCAATAAACATTCCCACAAGTAATAAGAAAATATTAATTAATAGAAGAACTATGAAACCATTGTTACTTACTGATAGTATAAATGAAGCAATCTTAGCAGGTATTTGTTCCATTGTTAAAAGTGCAGCAAAAGCTGTAGATAAACCTACCATAAAAGTTGTTGCACCGTTCACTACTATTGCATCTTTAAAAGCTATGTATGCACCTTTAAAGTCTAATTCTTTATAGATAAAAACTCCAACCATAAAAGAATACACTACTGATATTACTGCTGCTTCAGTAGGAGTAAATTTACCTGAATAAATTCCACCTAAGATAATAACTGGTGATAAAATTGCCCAGAATGCTTTTTTAAAACTTATTAAAATTTCTTTTGAAGAAGGTCTTTTATCAGTTCCTTTATACCCATTTTTCTTTGAAACAATATAACAAATAATTATTAAAGCTACTCCCATTAAAATACCTGGTAAAAATCCAGCTGTAAACAATTCTGTAATTGATGAGCCTGATACAACTCCATAGATAACAAAAGGAACACTTGGTGGAATTATTACTCCTATTGTTCCAGCAGCAGCAGTTAAGGCTGCACTAAAAGA includes the following:
- the der gene encoding ribosome biogenesis GTPase Der, whose product is MKPIVAIVGRPNVGKSTLFNNLVGDKIAIVDDLPGVTRDRLYRDTEWSGSEFVIVDTGGLEPRNNDFLMAKIKEQAEVAMNEADVILFVVDGKSGLNPLDDEIAYILRKKNKPVILCVNKIDNFFEQQDDVYDFYGLGFEYLVPISGEHKVNLGDMLDIVVDIIGKMDFPEEDEEVLKLAVIGKPNAGKSSLVNKLSGEERTIVSDIAGTTRDAIDTLIEYKDNKYMIIDTAGIRRKSKVEESLEYYSVLRALKAIKRADVCILMLDAKEGLTEQDKRIAGIAHEELKPIIIVMNKWDLIENKNNTTMKKMKEELYAELPFLSYAPIEFVSALTGQRTTNLLEISDRIYEEYTKRISTGLLNTILKDAVLMNNPPTRKGRVIKINYATQVSVAPPRFVLFCNYPELIHFSYARYIENKFREAFGFDGSPIMISFENKSSD
- a CDS encoding YlmH/Sll1252 family protein; this translates as MNENLEKIENYIKLAEKTDSVIYSNQFFPISQLNNLKYLGLKFSFKGLNEDCEKKLLAVYPKYFTEDYLYFPVKYFKIIKKSKFVSLEHKHYLGNILSLGIKREVLGDLIVKNDECYGIILENMFDFLKENLLRINSSPIEIIEIDESEVPQNEFKELNIRLSSLRLDSLVSELTNLSRTLSVNYIDLGNVQVNYEIQREKSYRISIGDTVIIKKYGKFRIEEENGLTKKDKVKLIVRKYV
- a CDS encoding nitronate monooxygenase; its protein translation is MKNNKICEMLGIKYPIFQGAMAWVSGGELAGAVSRDGGLGIIAGGGMEPELLRENIRKAKAITTNPFGVNLMLLRPDVEQQLDVCIEEGVKVITTGAGNPGAFMEKLKAANVKVIPVIPTVKLAERMEKIGADAVIVEGTESGGHVGTLTTMALLPQVVNALNIPVIAAGGIASGKQFLAALAMGAEAIQCGTIFLTAKECLIHQNYKNLILKAKDRSTIVTGTSTGHPVRVIENKLAKEMIDLERSGAPKEEIEKLGTGSLRLAVVNGDVEKGSFMSGQVAAMVNDERTTKEILEFLMYDLKLETEVLKRRLENWDI
- a CDS encoding septum site-determining protein MinC; amino-acid sequence: MSNHVIIKGKNDRLVIALNPDIDFLDICDILKTKILEAKNFIGNSRMAIEFSGRALTNEEENKLIGIITENSNIVISYIFSKRTDSEEEMDLENINPLIEEGKTHFFRGTLRSGSKIESDGNVVVLGDVNPSSIIKARGNVIVLGHLNGTVYAGLGGDDRAFIGAIYFNPIQLTIGMKTITDIQDEILDSSRVNKKSRFKVARIRNQEIVVEELI
- the minD gene encoding septum site-determining protein MinD, encoding MGARVIVVTSGKGGVGKTTTTANIGAGLAEKGHKVLLIDTDIGLRNLDVVMGLENRIVYDLVDVIEERCRISQAFIKDKRCPNLVLLPAAQIRDKNDVSPEQMKVLIDSLKASFDYILIDCPAGIEQGFKNAIVAADEAIVVTTPEVSATRDADRIIGLLEAAGIKEPRLVINRIRIDMVKDKNMLSVEDILDILAIKLLGVIPDDESVVISTNKGEPLVYKGDSLAAKAFKNIASRLEGIDVPLLDLDTKMSFLDKIKFVLKR
- the minE gene encoding cell division topological specificity factor MinE gives rise to the protein MLGMITNLFKKENSKDDAKNRLKLVLIQDRAMLPSGVLENMKDDILKVLSKYVEIEKSKLNIEVCPYDEDPRKIALVANIPIVSPANRRK
- a CDS encoding GntR family transcriptional regulator, whose amino-acid sequence is MFEKIEIKRKTLASIAYDSIKAGIVSGEINNNLLLSENTLAKILNMSRTPIREAIKRLEAENYLKSVDGVGLIVQELSLKDLAEIYEVRIALEKVALESAILKIDSKNLFDLESELENVITSYSMNNQIDDEYLYDLDSKFHNILCSASENSCVKEILKTLEIKIHRYQYKAYKVSNTGKEATMQHLDILKEVKNKNLEKVKNLLETHIKWSFEILKDAMLKENIK
- a CDS encoding phosphoglycerate dehydrogenase family protein codes for the protein MKKLIWIIDEEWSDYKTEIKILRENFPDCEIKMSNYNYKEDLEKFGYKADGILAQVYADIPKDTIDKLKNCKGIAIYGGGYDRVDIKAARDKGIPITNVQGYCAEDLADYIIAAIFLFNKKIEYFYNNLNNKLWGAPAVKQNMKRISSQNLLIIGFGTIGKILAKRVSSLGIKVLAYDEFLSEEEVKKYNVIKVSWEEGLKQADYISVNLKGCDENINKLSMKDFKLMKNTAYIINTARGKIIKEDDLIQAVKNKLIAGAVLDVIKNEPPVGDEAILHCENIVVTPHISYISEESFKDLKLKTLKNLIDMLNNKKPIDLVN
- a CDS encoding TRAP transporter large permease, with translation MDVAILFLIFFILLMLSVPIGYAIGIATLITLISFSSIPITMIAQNAVAGVDSFPLLAIPFFMLAGNLMSSGGIAKRLVDFFESIIGHITGGLGMVTVVVCMFFAAISGSAVATVSAVGAFMIPEMVKHGYSKSFSAALTAAAGTIGVIIPPSVPFVIYGVVSGSSITELFTAGFLPGILMGVALIIICYIVSKKNGYKGTDKRPSSKEILISFKKAFWAILSPVIILGGIYSGKFTPTEAAVISVVYSFMVGVFIYKELDFKGAYIAFKDAIVVNGATTFMVGLSTAFAALLTMEQIPAKIASFILSVSNNGFIVLLLINIFLLLVGMFIDNIPATIILTPILLPIAVSFGMSPITFGIMLTMNLAIGFCTPPYGIDLFVASAISKVGMDQISKQIIKLIVGLIIVLLLVAYVKPVTTIFLN